The segment TGCCAGCACTCCCTGCAGACCTTGGACCTTTCACCATGGAGCCCTGATGGCCCCGTGAGCCATTAGCTGTAGAAACCTTTGTGAACTGGGGGGCTGGCTGAGTGGTCAGAGAGAACCCTTTTCCCACAGGGGTGTCCCACCTGTTGCCCTACTTCTACCTCCTTTACTTCACTGCGCTGTTGGTACACCGTGAGGCCCGGGATGAGCAGCAATGTCTGCAGAAGTACGGGCTGGCCTGGCACGCATACTGCCGGCGTGTGCCCTACCGAATCGTGCCCTACATCTACTGAAGCAGCTCCACGTGTCCCAGGTCGGGCCACGTGCCCAcccagctgccagcacacccAGCACCAGGAGCCTGGACTCACCTGGCACTCAAGGGCCTACAACCCTACCCTGCTCGGAGCTCCGACAGGCAGGGATGAACAGCCTGTTAGGTGGTTGGAGCAAAAGGGGAAAACGAAGCCAAAATGGAGtgggggggctgctcttcctccTTGGATAAACATCTGGAACGCTTGGTGctgcttctctccctttctaCGGCCACGTTGTTTAAAAACTGGCTGGATCAGCCCCGATCCAGGGAGAAGCTGACAGGTGGTCTGTGGGCCTAAGCGTCTGGGGGTGGGTGGCACAACAGCTGTCCCTCAGAAATGGGCACTGGCGACAGGGCAGATCAGTCACAGCTTTATTAATGACAAAGAGTGTCCAGTTCAGCCAAGGAGCTCCTCAATGAGAGTCCTACGGGCAGGTGGCAGGGGGCCTCCCCAAAGCTGCTCCAGCTCCCCAGTGAGGGCTGCCACCTCCACGGCTGCCACAGTGTGGGCTCGGTGGGCCCTGGCGCAGTCTAAAGCCAGGGGTGTGAGGGCCTCCTCATTTTCGTTGGTCCAAGACAGCAGGAACTGGCACTTCTTTCGGGCCCGATAGAGGCGATCTCGTTCCTCAGGGGCCACAGCTTGTTTCCGGGCCCGGCCCAGGGTCTGTGCCAGGTCCGCCAGTGCTGCCAATGTGTAGCCTTTCTGGTTGGCCAGGCCCTCACCCAGCAGGATGCGGGCGGCCTCGCGCATGGCACCCCGTGTGCCCAGGGGTCCGGGGGGATGCTCGCCTGCTTCCAGCACGTGGGCTGCGGCCTGCAGGGCCTCCTCGGTAGAGGCGAAGACTTGCTGTGCGCCCAGGACTCCAGAAACGCTGAGCAGCGTGGCGCAGAAGTCAGAGAGCAGTGCCTCGTCGCCGCCGTGATACAGGGCAAGAGTGTGTGCGTAGGCGAACAGCACGTTGGGCAGCTGGAAGCGCACGAGCGGTGACGCCCGGCCCCTGCTCAGGCTGGCCAGCGTGGGGATCCGGGTGGGCACGGCGGGAGGGCAGGCCCCGGGGACGTCTCCGAGAACTGGCTCGGCAGCCCCAGGCTCATCCTTCTCGGGTTCCGGTGGCGTCCTCGCAGGGGACGGCTCCAGCTCCTCGGCGTCACAGCCCGGGGCATCACCCAGCTCCTCCAGAAGCCGCGGCCCGACGCCGCGACACCACCACCAAGGCCGCCACGGGGGCAGCAGCCGCCCGGCCTCGCCTCGGCTCAGCAGCCGCTCGAAGGCCGCCTTCTCGGCCGGGGCCAGCCGCTCCCAGAGTTCTGAGAGGCCGCCGGGCGCCGGACCAGAACTGAGGCCTGCGTCCTCGGGCTCGTCCTCCTCGGTCTCACGTTGCTGACGCAGCCGGTGTAGGGCGCTGGCCAGACGGCTGGGAGAGGCGCTGCGACCGCGCAGCTCTCCCAGCACCTGGTCACGGTAGAAGTTTTCGGCGCAGGTGCCATGCGCCCGGTAGCACCGCAGCGAGCAGTAGGGCACGTTACAGCGAGGGCAGGTGTAGCGCGCTGGCTGGGCCTCCCCGGCGGGGCAGAAACCACAAGGCCCGGCCGGCTCCATGGCAACTGGCGCCGCACACCATCCGCAACGCTCCAGGGCAGCAGATCGGAATCTTCCGGCGCTTCTCGGTTACTTCCGCCTCTTTGCGGGGCCGACCGAGCGCTTAGTCAAAGCTCTTCGAGGACTCTCGTCACTTTCCGCCCACACTCGGAAGCCAAGCCCCACCCCTCTCTTGAGCCGCCCTTGGGCATGCGCCGGAACCGGTGGGGAGGTACGAGCTCAGTCCCGCGCTTCGGCGGAGCCCGGCCCTGCGCGGTGGGAGCGTAGGGAAAGTGCGTCCGGTGGACGCCTCGCCGGTATCAGCTCGCCCCCTAGTGGTTGCCTTTTTAGCACTATAAAGCGCTGCGGCAAAACCCAATCTTTGCTAACAATCTACTCTGGGCCACTAATTGTGTCAAGCCCTTGGGAGATGAGGCGTCCCTACGCTGAAGGGGCAGCCATTCTACTAGGGGACACAGACAAAGGGGAGAGTGGAAGGCGGCCAAGGTGGGGTACCTAGCCTAGACTGGGTGTGTTGGGGGCATTTCCCCTCTTGAGAAGAAAGGAGcattaacaaatatttgagcTCCTGCTTGACTTCCTTATCCAACTTTGAAGTGCAAACTTCACACTAGGCGGCGAAAACACACTGAAGAGCAAAATGAGATGAGGTTCCTGCCCTAATGGAACTTACAGTTTGTGGTAGAGTACGAGTGACGACTCACaaactgtgccaagcactgtaaaGCCTCGATCCATGGCACCCCTAAAAGTAAGCTCTGGTTCTTTGGTCCCTCACCTCACTCATACCCAGCCCCACCTCTAGTCAGTTCTGCCTTCGAAATACCTTGTCTCTATCTCAGTTTGGATCATCTGTTTCCCTACCAAGATCTGGATGGATCTGAAGAGTCTTGCTCATTTTTGCATCTCCTTCACCACTGGTGGTCTAAGCTACTTGCTCAACTGGATGACACCAGCTTAactggtttccttttttcttgccaGCCCTTCAGAAAAGTCAGCCAGAGAAAATACTAGATCACCAGTTAGAACACATCAGGCCCTTGCTTAAAACCCTGACCTGCACTTGGACTCAAACCAAACTCCTCTCCACATCTGACAAGACCCTGCAGGATCTGCCACACACCTTTGCACACAGGTCTCTTGGCTGGAACTCTCACCATCTCACCACTTGATCAGCTCCTGTTTCAGGTCTCACACATCCCATAGTCAGTGACCTCCCCTAGGATAGTTATCTGTCCACCTGTCACACTCCCTTTTATTACAGCACCCTGCTTACTTTCTGAGGCCATTAACACTTGTAACTataatttccttgctttcctCACAAGACTCTAAACTCCTAAAAGGGATGGGGGCCAATGTCTCTCTAAGAAGCTCACTGTCGAACTCAAAAATAGCCAATATATCTGTGCACTTTCTAGAGGGCAGGTGCTGATCTAAGCACTTTCCGTAAAATCCTCAAAGCAACTCTCAAGAGATGATGgcaatggacttccctggtggtccaggagttaggactcggcgctttcactgctggggccccgggtcgatccctagttggggaactaagatttcacatgctgtgtggcacagccccAAAAAAGTCAGCCAGCCAGTGAATAAATGGAACAAGGATCCAAACTCAAGGCAGTCCAAGTCTAGAGCCCAAGGTCTTTACCCCATAGTATGCTGTATTCCAAGAACCAGCAGGCTCAAAAGGCTTAGCAGAATGAATGAACGGGTATGCACGTGCTGCTAGGAGGAAACTTGAATCAGCCCGAGAACTCCAATTCTGGGAACACTGAAACAATCAACTGAGCCACGCCACCTGTGATTAGGTTAGCAAGTCCCATCAGGTAATCAGAACAAACAAAATCACTGCAGTACTAATGTAATCAGGCAATACTTTCTGAAGCTGGGGCAGACCAGACTCCTGGTCTGGATTCTACTAAAGCCACAGCTGGTTCCAGATGCAGGGAAATGCTAGACTGGTGTTCCCTGATACACCTTCTACTCAATCAATATCTCCTCTTCATTGCTGCCACTATAAAACCTCCCCCACCACGATGGTTCCTGCTATcttctgtttaaaagaaaaagaacaaaaagaagaaaatatttggaagttaACTATCAAGTTATTTGGCATTGGGATTGGAATTTTCCTCAACTCTCCATCTGAAGGGCTGGCATTTATGGTTACCAATTACCAATTTTCAcaggaagctttttttttctgatagtttaCCACTCCTTCACCTCCACCCACACATCCCTGCCAAGCTGCTGACTCGACACTGCCAAGAAAACCAAAATGAGGCCTCACTGTTCTTCATACCACCAGCCTTAGAAGCCACATCTCTCCCTGACGCTCTGCACATGAAGATGAAACAATGAGATGATTGGGCTAAGTGACTTTATTAGAGAAAGCCAAGATGACAACGGACTTAAGAGTTGGCATTGGGGCCCTTCTTCTTGCCAAAGGTAGGCACAACATTGACAAAGCGCCGGTTGTACTGCATACGCCTCTTGGCCCGGCccgtcttcttcttctttttctcttgtttggcCACCTGGAAAAAGGAGGGATGATGAAACCTGGGTTGCCTCCTCCATGCCTTCCCTCAGGTTCATCGCCAGGAAGGGAGAAAGCAAACAGGGCAAGAGCCAAGGGTTTTGGCTTAGCTGTGCCAGAAGAAAACAAAGTCCAAACAACACCGCTAATACTCTCACTTACCTTTGGTGTCTGACCTCTTACTTTCCCGGCTCGGGCCAGGGAACCATGGACTTTACCTGTGATAGGAAAGGAGGACAGCAAGCAGTTAGAACAAGAAGGCCCCATCCAGCAGAACCCTTTCTCCCTCAACTCAAGTTTAAAGACAAGATGGACCCAACAGGGAATGAAAACAAAGTCACAGAGATTTGAATTCTAAGAATGTCTAGTCTGGTACATTCCGGGGTGTCACTTCAGAATTTTCCAGCTACTGACCTTAAGACCCAAAGAGCACTTTGGAGATCTGGTCCGTCCTCCTGATTTTAGTAAGTAAATTGGGACACGGACAAGGATCTTATCTAGTAAGTGACAAATAGAACGACACTCTGGCTCAGTCTCCCATGGACCTCTCAAAAGTTCGTTTTCAGAGAGGTAAACAGGAAGAACCACCTGGGACTGAGCACACACCCAACACCCATGAGCTTACAAAGCAGTTCAAAACACAGACCTCCCCAACTCACCTCCAAGCATGCGGCCGGCTACTTCCAGAGTGCTCAGAGCCTCCACCCCACACTGGCCCAGGGTAGCCTCATCCTCTAGGGGCGTGCCTGCCATGAGCAGGACTTGATCTTCTGGAGCGATGCCCTCCAACGAGGCTACATGAGCCTACAGGGAAAAACGAAACTCAGCGTTCCCGCGGCGGGCGAAGATGAAAAACACAAGACCCCAAGGAGCACCAAAGAGCCTTACCTTGATCTGGGCGACCGTCTCCTGGCCGGTCACCTCAAGAGTGTGTAGCACCTGGGCGCGGACAAAGAGCTGCATGTTGgcgactgaaaaaaaaaggggaggttTTTAAGAGAAGAAATACTCTGGGCGAGAGGAGGGTCAGGAAATGGGTGGCGGGCCGGGGACGACGGCGCCGAGAAGTAGCTGGTCTCGGGGTCTCTCGTGGGTAAAGCCGGCCCTACCAGGGAGGTCAGACGGGGACTGGCCCGGCAGAACAGCCCTTCTTCCCCTGCTTTTCCCGCGTCCTCTAACCTCCCGGCCAACCTGCGAGCCCTTCGGATCCATCCGTGGCACAAACCTTACCTGAACCGCGGAAACCGTTGCCGCTACCGCGAAAATGGAGTCGAGAAAGAGGAAGGAGCGAGGGCGCGCACGACCTCGCCGCCTGCTGCGTGCCACGTCACTGCTGAGCGACCGCCAAGGCCTCTGACTTTAGTACCGCCCTAGGCCTCCTGGCTCCGCCTCTTTGTGCTTTGCGCAGGCGTTCTCTCGGTCCCGGGGGCAGGGCGAGCCGGAAGGGGCGGGACCAGGCTGGTTGCGCGCGCAGAAAGCGAGTGTACGGGGGAGTTCAAGATGGCAGCTACCATGTTTCGGGCTGTGCAGCGGGGCTGGAGAACCGGTGTCCCGCCGTGCTGCGGACTGCGACGACTGGTGAGAGCGCTGAGCCTGAAGCTGGGGGCAGAGGGCTGGGTGGAGGCTCACTGTATTTCTTGTAGTCTAAAAACCGCGTCCCTACCTAGGGGGCACTTTTCTTGAGCTCAGATAAAAGATTGACAGGGAAGGTGGCAGGGCCTGGAGCGCGTTTCGGAGTGTGGGGCTTGAAATATGATTGGAGGACAACTTGAGTTAGTTAGAACTGGGAGGTGCTGCACATAGACTCTCGCGGCCTAGTTTTTTGAAGGGGAAACCGTACCAGAGTGTGGGAATTGGCCTCAGATCGTTGGTGACACTTCTGAGAACCTAGGACTCACGATATATaggccacttcatcttctcatcctCTTTGTAACCCTGGGGCCTATCAGGAGTCCAGGGTATCTGTTGGGAGAAGTATGGGAGGACAGACTCCGGAATGTGACCTTAGATAGATTGTTTGCTAATGTCTTAATCTTTCTTGGTTGTACACAGTGGGGTAATAAAATACCTAACTTGTCGAATTAAACGAATTAAGTGAAAACAATACGTGTAAGCACTTAGTGCCTGGTGGTGTCCATATGAGGCCGAAACATTCCAGGTGAGGGAGGGTCACTTCGAATGAGTGTGAGTGGGAAATTATCATGATTGCTGAAAGAGCCTAACCCAGAACTAGAATATTTCAGTAGAATCTTCACAGgaaactttaaaatactgaaaaatgccGTATTGGTCACAGTTACTCAGCTTTTCGGATGTATACACACACTTCTCACTTGAGTCCCACAAAAATCCTAAGAGAAGCAGGCCCTTCCGAGttcctgaatttctttttcagtccCACTTGTACCCTGCACCCCGGCAAACTGAAGTCTGGTGCTTTCCTACCTCCAGCCTTTTATGTTTATACTATTCTCTTTGCTTGTCatgtttcctttttctacttAACTGAAGTTCTCCCTATTCTGGGGTGGCGGGTGGGCCGTGGGGGATGGGTGTGCTgatggagagattttttttttttcgccccTCGGAGCCAGACCCAGGGGCCTCCTGATTACCCCAGCTTCGTGGAGTCTGTGGATGAATACCGTTTTGTGGAGCGCCTGTTACCGCCGACCAGCATCCCAAAGCCCCCAAAGCATGAACATTATCCCACTCCTAGTGGCTGGCAGCCCCCCAGAGGTGAGCTGGGTGATGGGGATGGCTTGAAAGCTGCAGGGTAACATCCTGCTCCCTAGAGGTCTATCTGCCCTGGCTGAGGCTCTGTACTCCCCAGAGGGTTCAGGACTTGTGTTGAGATTTCTCAGAGCTAGCATCTGTCTTACATTCAACAAAGGGCCCAGGATCGGAGACCTGATTTGCTAGTACCCATCCATCCACACTACTGGGGTGAGGTCTTCCCATGTGGGAaaagtgaagcacagagagaagacCCAATAATTTGGACCCCTACCTCCACCTCCGGCCATATTGAGAACACAGCTTGGGAGGTGGGCAGTTCTGGGTCCAAATTTGGCTTTGCTGTCCATTGCCAGTATGGTTGAGTTAGTCACTTAGCTTCTCCCAACCTCAGTTTCAGCAAAATAGAGATCATCTGCTCAGCACATAAAGCATGTCATGCAGAGCCCAGCCTGTGGTAGGTGTTCACTTCTTATAAACCCCCATCCCTTTGTGCCAGAGATTGATTTTAGCCTCCCCTACCCAGTGGAGAAGGGCAAGGATTGGCTCCAGAGGGGGACTCAAAGATCCCGGGAAGCATAGCCCTGACCTCATTTCTTCTTGAGCACCttctggtgtcaggcctgtgctggGCCTTGAGGTACCAGGGTGAACAAGCTGGTCCTGGCTCTGAACTTAGGGAAAGAGCAGGTCTCCTGATCTGAAGTCTGGAGGTGGCTTTGCCGTTAGGTTCACTGACCCCCTGCACACTCTGAGGAGAAAGGCCTTGGCTGAGGTGAGATGAAGTCTGGGAACATTTGACTTATCACTGTCCCTCTCTGTCATAGACCCCCCACCCAACCTGCCCTACTTTGTGCGACGCTCTCGTATGCACAACATCCCAGTCTACAAGGACATCACGCATGGAAACCGTCAGATGACTGTGATCCGGAAGGTGGAGGGGGACATTTGGgtaagtgggtgggtgggtgagggtCCAATTCTGACCTTTCAGGGCTGAAGGGATGGGAACCCTCTAGAGGGAAAAGTCTGACCAGGCCTGATTCATCATCTTCCCCCAGGCCCTGCAGAAGGATGTGGAAGATTTTCTGAGCCCGCTGCTGGGGAAGACACCTATCACCCAGGTCAATGAGGTGACAGGTACCCTTCGGGTCAAAGGCTACTTTGATCAGCAGCTCAAAGCCTGGCTTCTGGAGAAGGGCTTCTGAAGCTCAGCTGAGCAGCCTGCACGACCAGCGTCCCCTTGCAAGTGCAGTGCCGGGGATCTCCGGAGGAGGGGAGTGGCTGTTGAGGCAGCTAGGGGAAAGGGCTACAGAGACCAGGGCTGAGGGCCTTGCAGCAGGCCTTGTTTGCATAAAGGAGGAAATGGGACTCTGTATAGGTGCCAGCACTGGGGGAGGGCTGTCTAGTCTAATATTGGAGACCCACCAGGAACAGCCAAGCTAGGGGGGAGCATTAATTCCTCTGCCCCCCTACTTTGGCATGTTCCTGCTTTCCCTTCATTGGAGCTCCTTGGACTCAGCTTTTGAAGCTGTAGAGGTTGTTGACTGCCCCTCTGTTGGAAGCAGTAGCCCAGCCCAGTTTACAGGAGGGTAGCACAGGGCAGACCCACTGGGCATCGGTCCGTCCTTCCTTGGCCCGCAGACCCTCACTGCGCAAAAAAATCCCTGAGCCCTTGCTCTAGGTCAGACCTGACTTGGTAGAGGCTACAGAGAGCACAACATGACTCAGACGTGTGTCCTGGAGGTCTTCAGCCGCAAGCGTAGTGCACGTCAGCCCCTCGGCTCATTCCTTTTACCCATGGAGAGGCAAAATGGCCAGTTACCTCTGTTCCATTCCATATTAAGTTGGGTCTGACTGGGTTTCCAGTTCCAGCAAATTAAGTGATTAGCTTTAGATGGTCTGCCCACAAGGGGCTCCTTGAGAGCTCCTAGCAGCCCAGCACAGGGCCATCCTTCCCGGGTTGCTGACCTAGTATCAAGGCTGGACAGGGGGGTTGCAGGCAGGAAGATGCTGACCTTTTGTCCCTGCCATCCCATCCCACCCCAGCCAAGGAACCTTCACACTTGCCCCATCCTTGGGAGTCACAAGGGCCAAAGGCCTGAGTTCCCACCCCACCTCAGCAGCAAGCTGGCTTAAGACAGGGTTCAGAGCCTGGCTCCCCTACTTGCTCTGACCTAAGGCAGggtacttaacctttctggggttcagtttcttcatatgtaaaatgggtgtATCTTCCTAATACCTTAAGATTCAACATTGTGCCTAAGAACAGTGCTGGCTTGTGTAAATAAACCCTCACTCCTGGAGATTCCACACCACTCTCGAGTCTACGGCCTGAGTTAAGAAAAAGGAGCATGGCACACTGATCCTATCACACCAGTTCCACCAGTCATTAATGCAAGTTTTTATTTGGCTGTATATACAATTTAAGCTATTAAAATTTGTacaatatttacaaattaaataatCATCTGAAACTGTCTCCAGCAACTCCTGTAATACAACACTGAGGGGCAAAAGACAGGGGCAGGCAACGCCTTGGCTCCTGTCGTCCCCACCTGGCCCAGAGCCTTTTCTAAACTGGAAAGACAGGGAGCTTGGCACTCCTGCTCCCCTTTCCCGGGGTCAAGCATTCAAATTCAAAGACAAAATTTAAGCCAAAAGACAGAAGCAAGGAAGTAATTCCAATTCTTCTAAACTCAAGAAAAATTCTGTAAGTTAAGAAGTTGCCTTCTGTAGGTTCTGGGGCTTGCAGTGGTTCAGAAGCAGCCACAAGAGCCCTCAGCCTAGAGTGAGGCTGCACAGACCAGGGACAGTCTCACCTTGGACAAACTGCAGGGAGAAAAGGgcctgggggggaggggcagagcagGGCCCTTCAGTGCTGCCGGCTGCTCCTCCACCCCAGACATTCCTTCCCCTGAGTTGTGTGGTTGCCGGTAAGACATGGAAATGCCACAGGGCACAAGGGGGCACAGCTACCACCACAAAGGGCTCCTGGGGAGTTCGGGTAAGAAAAGGACATCAGTACCAGTCTTGGTGGGTGGGCCCGGGAGCAAGTTCCTGGCCTACCTCCAGCCCCTTGAGTCCACACTTGGGATCGGGAGCTAATACTGTTCGGCACTGCAGCGTGACTCCACACACAAGGGGGGCTCGGAGGGGCTCCCCTTCTCCCAGAAAGGGGTTGCGGGGAGGGGGGTCAGAGGGCTTCTCAGACACTGCACCTTCTGCCTTCGTGGCCCCAGCAGAACACAGGGCTCAAGGGTTGGAGAGGAAGGCTGGAACTGACCCAAGATCCCCATGGCTGCCCGGGACTGTAAGGGCTGGAGTCAACTGGGGCCTCAGGCCTCTTTCTGCTCGGTCAGATGCCACCTCCTCTGTCTCCGAGCTGGGGGTTACTACTCCCTGGTGCAGATAGAGAGGGAGCTGGCACTTGGTGGCAGGACGTGTTCCAGCGATGACTGCTCAAGAGTGGGGGCAGGGGCCAGGACTGGGGCAGTGTCAGTGGGCAACAGGGGACTCCAACTTTTGCAGGCGACGGCGGCGGAGCTCTGCTGCGTCAGGCTCCCCATCCTCAGGCAGCTCCTCGGTGCCCGCTGACTCAGGAGCTGGGGGCAGAGAGGTCCAGAAGCGGAACCCAGAGaagtccc is part of the Kogia breviceps isolate mKogBre1 chromosome 7, mKogBre1 haplotype 1, whole genome shotgun sequence genome and harbors:
- the ZNHIT2 gene encoding zinc finger HIT domain-containing protein 2, with the protein product MEPAGPCGFCPAGEAQPARYTCPRCNVPYCSLRCYRAHGTCAENFYRDQVLGELRGRSASPSRLASALHRLRQQRETEEDEPEDAGLSSGPAPGGLSELWERLAPAEKAAFERLLSRGEAGRLLPPWRPWWWCRGVGPRLLEELGDAPGCDAEELEPSPARTPPEPEKDEPGAAEPVLGDVPGACPPAVPTRIPTLASLSRGRASPLVRFQLPNVLFAYAHTLALYHGGDEALLSDFCATLLSVSGVLGAQQVFASTEEALQAAAHVLEAGEHPPGPLGTRGAMREAARILLGEGLANQKGYTLAALADLAQTLGRARKQAVAPEERDRLYRARKKCQFLLSWTNENEEALTPLALDCARAHRAHTVAAVEVAALTGELEQLWGGPLPPARRTLIEELLG
- the FAU gene encoding ubiquitin-like FUBI-ribosomal protein eS30 fusion protein, which encodes MQLFVRAQVLHTLEVTGQETVAQIKAHVASLEGIAPEDQVLLMAGTPLEDEATLGQCGVEALSTLEVAGRMLGGKVHGSLARAGKVRGQTPKVAKQEKKKKKTGRAKRRMQYNRRFVNVVPTFGKKKGPNANS
- the MRPL49 gene encoding large ribosomal subunit protein mL49 → MAATMFRAVQRGWRTGVPPCCGLRRLTQGPPDYPSFVESVDEYRFVERLLPPTSIPKPPKHEHYPTPSGWQPPRDPPPNLPYFVRRSRMHNIPVYKDITHGNRQMTVIRKVEGDIWALQKDVEDFLSPLLGKTPITQVNEVTGTLRVKGYFDQQLKAWLLEKGF